The following proteins come from a genomic window of Emys orbicularis isolate rEmyOrb1 chromosome 9, rEmyOrb1.hap1, whole genome shotgun sequence:
- the SAMD7 gene encoding sterile alpha motif domain-containing protein 7, whose translation MTPRDHMRKMSILGEQGTLDEKHLYRLASGMTAGELRQRQEVLMRNQMMAVNPQLMGAGQQRMQPIPSQFEPRFVDRDLLPSTEMMAPADPRQIHVASHLGPSVPQHANMPNILSNRVYPGPGYSFLQPESMEAVARRQELVQKQNIARMEMEMSAIFQQKEIEKAHRKGLLGLEAPFLYHGIPASPVAFRGRHRLPEGHLPSDLYVHRTTLDDLHGNTMLMATSPYPPISSLQRERGRRPGRRAGNHKTSDCNTNGAKSQAEDKNADSASTTADDEKEDKKETELEMLNKHEQSKTHVEPSATAVKSSKEYEHSLRKSCVTHEIPTETNGCSSANEKDPNNSCTAFDDKYMYPSAIPFSALPYSFPVPSNPLLPPGAHGLILSGEDISSIEDIRKWTVDDVYNFIISLPGCSDYAQIFKDHAIDGETLPLLTEEHLLDTMGLKLGPALKIRSQVSRRLGNVFYMMNLPMSMPLPSATGKPSEQPSDMASPIHCNSSGDTLGSPCSQDPETSKTVEQTVSENRENPCDTAGAQADFQMINFQKS comes from the exons ATGACTCCCCGAGATCACATGAGAAAGATGTCTATACTTGGGGAACAAGGGACGTTGGATGAAAAGCACTTATACCGATTAGCAAGTGGCATGACAGCAGGAG AACTGCGACAGCGACAAGAAGTGCTAATGAGAAACCAGATGATGGCAGTAAACCCTCAGCTAATGGGAGCAGGCCAGCAGAGAATGCAGCCAATTCCTTCACAGTTTGAACCTCGATTTGTAGACAG AGATTTGTTGCCTTCCACTGAAATGATGGCACCAGCTGACCCAAGACAGATCCATGTAGCTTCCCACCTTGGACCTTCGGTCCCACAACATGCAAACATGCCAAACATATTGTCCAATCGGGTTTACCCTGGTCCAG gATATAGTTTTCTCCAGCCAGAATCCATGGAAGCTGTGGCCAGAAGGCAGGAGTTggttcaaaaacaaaatattgccaG GATGGAAATGGAAATGAGTgctatttttcaacaaaaagaaaTTGAGAAAGCACATCGTAAAGGGCTACTGGGTTTGGAAGCACCTTTCCTCTACCATGGAATCCCAGCTAGCCCAGTTGCTTTCCGTGGCAGGCACAGACTTCCTGAAGGCCACCTTCCTAGTGACCTATATGTTCATCGAACCACCCTTGATGACCTTCATGGCAATACCATGCTCATGGCAACCAGCCCATATCCTCCTATCAGCAGCCTGCAAAGGGAGAGAGGCCGTCGGCCAGGGAGAAGAGCTGGGAATCACAAAACTAGTGATTGCAATACCAATGGCGCCAAAAGCCAAGCTGAAGACAAAAATGCAGACTCTGCTTCCACCACTGCCGATGATGAGAAAGAGGACAAGAAAGAAACAGAGCTTGAGATGCTGAACAAACATGAGCAAAGCAAAACCCATGTTGAGCCGTCTGCTACGGCTGTGAAAAGCAGTAAAGAGTATGAACACAGCCTGAGAAAAAGTTGTGTTACTCATGAAATTCCCACTGAAACAAATGGCTGCAGCAGTGCAAATGAGAAGGATCCCAATAACTCTTGCACAGCCTTTGATGACAAGTATATGTATCCTTCTGCAATCCCATTCTCAGCACTGCCATATAGCTTCCCAGTACCCAGCAATCCATTACTTCCTCCAG GAGCGCATGGCCTGATTTTGAGTGGAGAAGATATTTCTTCCATTGAAGATATTCGCAAATGGACTGTTGATGATGTATACAATTTTATTATTAGCCTTCCAGGTTGTTCAGATTATGCACAG ATATTTAAAGATCATGCTATTGATGGAGAAACCCTGCCACTACTCACAGAAGAACATCTGTTGGACACGATGGGATTAAAACTTGGACCAGCACTAAAAATTCGATCTCAG GTGTCTCGGCGGCTGGGCAATGTGTTCTACATGATGAATCTTCCTATGTCCATGCCCCTTCCTTCTGCTACAGGCAAACCATCAGAGCAGCCCTCCGACATGGCCTCCCCTATTCACTGCAATAGCAGTGGTGATACACTGGGCAGTCCCTGCTCCCAAGACCCAGAAACTTCAAAAACAGTGGAGCAGACTGTTTCGGAAAACAGGGAAAATCCATGTGacacagctggagcccaggctgacTTTCAGATGAtcaattttcagaagagctga